A segment of the Agrobacterium tumefaciens genome:
CTTATTCTGGATTTGCAGGCGGAATGGGAGAAGGCGAAGACCGATCCGGAGTTTCAGGCTGAACTGAAACACCTCGGTGCTCACTACACCGGCCGCCCGAGCCCGTTGTATTTCGCTGAGCGTCTGACGGCTGAACTTGGTGGCGCCAAGATCTATTTCAAACGCGAAGAGTTGAACCATACCGGCTCGCACAAGATCAACAACTGCCTTGGCCAGATCCTTCTCGCCAAGCGCATGGGCAAGACCCGCATCATCGCCGAGACCGGTGCCGGTCAGCATGGCGTTGCATCCGCAACGGTTGCGGCGCGCTTCGGCCTGCCTTGTGTCGTTTACATGGGCGCGACCGACGTTGCCCGTCAGGCGCCGAACGTATTTCGTATGAAGCTGCTGGGCGCCGAAGTGAAGCCGGTGTCGGCCGGTCATGGTACCCTCAAGGATGCCATGAACGAAGCGCTGCGCGACTGGGTCACCAATGTCGACGACACCTATTACCTGATTGGCACGGCTGCTGGTCCGCATCCCTATCCCGAAATGGTTCGCGATTTTCAGGCTGTGATCGGTCAGGAAGCAAAGGCGCAGATGCTGGAGGCTGAGGGCCGCTTGCCTGACGTCGTTATCGCTGCCGTTGGTGGCGGATCGAACGCCATCGGTATTTTCCATCCGTTCCTTGATGACGAGAGCGTCAAGATTGTTGGCGTCGAAGCGGGTGGCAAGGGCCTTTCCGGCGATGAGCATTGCGCATCCATCACAGCGGGATCGCCCGGCGTTCTGCACGGCAACCGCACGTATCTGCTTCAGGACGAAGACGGTCAAATCAAGGAAGGCCACTCGATCTCCGCCGGCCTCGATTATCCAGGTATCGGTCCGGAGCATTCCTGGCTGAACGATATCGGGCGTGTGGAATATGTGCCGATCATGGATCATGAAGCGCTCGACGCGTTCCAGATGCTGACGCGTCTCGAAGGCATCATTCCCGCTCTCGAACCGAGCCATGCTCTGGCTGAAGTCATCAAGCGCGCGCCGAAGATGGGTAAGGACGAGATCATCCTGATGAACCTCTCCGGACGTGGCGACAAGGATGTCCACACCGTCAGCAAGTTCCTTGGAATGGATGTATAAGATCATGACCGCACGTATGGACAAACGTTTTGCCGATCTGCGCGCCCAAAATCGCCCGGCCCTGATTACCTACTTCATGGGCGGCGATCCGGATTTTGACACATCGCTTGCCATCATGAAGGCCTTGCCGGAAGCTGGTGCGGACGTGATCGAACTCGGCATGCCGTTTTCTGATCCGATGGCCGATGGCCCGGCAATCCAGATGGCTGGTCAGCGCGCATTGAAGAGCGGTCAGACGCTGAAGGGTACACTCGATATCGCCCGAGAATTCCGCAAGGATGACGACGCAACCCCGATCGTTCTGATGGGTTACTACAATCCCATCTATATCTACGGCGTTGAAAAGTTCTTGGCCGATGCACTCGATGCAGGGATCGATGGACTGATCGTTGTTGATCTGCCGGCGGAGATGGATGATGAGCTTTGCATTCCCGCGCTCAAGTACGGCATCAACTTCATTCGTCTGACCACGCCGACGACAGATGAAAAACGCTTGCCGACCGTTCTCAACCATACGTCCGGCTTCGTTTATTACGTGTCGATGAACGGTATCACCGGTTCGGCTCTGCCAGATCCCGCATTGATCTCCAAGGCTGTCGGACGTATTAAGGCCCACACCGATCTTCCGGTATGCGTCGGTTTTGGCGTAAAGACGGCAGATCACGCCCGGACGATTGGCGCCATGGCTGATGGTGTTGTGGTCGGTTCGGCAATTGTTGCGCAGGTTGCAGGCAGCCTTAGCGCAGATGGAAAAGCGACAGCCGACACCGTTTCGTCTGTCACGACACTGGTAAAGGGACTTTCAACGGGCGTGCGTGCGTCGCGCCTTGCTGCTGCCGAATAATCTTGTTCGGTTAAGCGCAGTCAGTCACAGGAGTATTCAAGTGAACTGGATTACCAACTATGTTCGGCCGCGGATCAATTCCATGCTCGGCCGTCGCAACGATGTTCCGGAAAATCTCTGGATCAAATGCCCGGAAACCGGCGAAATGGTCTTCCACAAGGATCTCGAGGAGAACCTGTGGGTGATCCCGGCCTCCGGCTACCATATGAAGATGCCGGCGAAAGCCCGTCTTGCGACCCTTTTTGATGGCGGCGTATTCGAAGCGCTTCCGCAGCCGAAGGTTGCTCAGGACCCCCTGAAGTTCCGCGATTCAAAAAAATACACCGACCGTCTGCGCGACAGCCGCATCAAGACGGATCAGGAAGACACGATCCTTGCCGGTGTCGGTAACCTCAAAGGCTTGAAGATCGTTGCCGTCGTGCATGAATTCCAGTTCATGGGCGGTTCGCTGGGCATTGCGGCCGGTGAAGCAATCGTCAAGGCATTCGAACGTGCCATTTCCGAGCGTTGCCCGCTGGTCATGTTCCCGGCTTCCGGTGGCGCCCGTATGCAGGAAGGCATTCTTTCGCTGATGCAGTTGCCGCGTACGACTGTTGCCGTCAACATGCTGAAAGAAGCCGGCATGCCTTACATCGTGGTTCTGACGAACCCGACCACAGGCGGCGTCACGGCATCCTATGCAATGCTGGGTGACGTCCATATTGCCGAACCGGGTGCAGAAATCTGCTTCGCGGGCAAGCGCGTTATCGAGCAGACAATCCGTGAAAAGCTCCCCGAGGGCTTCCAGACATCGGAATATCTGCTGGAGCATGGCATGGTGGACATGGTGGTCGATCGCCACGATATCCCCGATACGCTGGCCAACCTCCTGAAGATCATGACGAAAGCTCCGGCTGATGTCACTGAACACAACCAGGTTGCGCTCGCAGCATCGGCCTGAAGAACAGAGAATGTCGCCCGAGGCCGCGCGCCGGCTTCGGGACGATGATACACCGACGCAGGACGACACCCTCCGATGCGGCGGACAGATGACCGGATCAGCGCCTGAAAGGCGGTTAGAAGACATGACGAAGCCCGCAATAAGCGAGGCCGAGCAGATCATCGAAGAGCTGATGCAATTGCATCCGAAAGGCTTCGATCTCTCGCTCGACAGAATTTCCCGCCTTCTTGAAAAACTCGGTAATCCGCAGAAGCGATTGCCGCCGGTTATCCATGTTGCCGGCACGAACGGCAAAGGGTCTGTTACGGCCTTCTGTCGCGCCTTGCTCGAAGCGGCAGGCCTTTCCGTACACGTGCATACGTCACCGCATCTGGTCAACTGGCATGAGCGCTACCGTATTGGTGTCTCCGGCGCCAAGGGCCGCTATGTCGAAGATGCCCTGTTCGCCGATGCTTTGCGGCGCGTGGCAGATGCCAACGACGGGCAGATGATTACGGTTTTCGAGATTTTGACAGCGGTGATGTTCCTGCTGTTTTCGGAACAGCCCGCTGATGCAGCCATTGTCGAGGTTGGGCTTGGTGGCCGCTTCGATGCGACCAACGTCATCAACAACCCTGCCGTATCCGTCATCATGCCCATATCGCTCGATCATCAGGCCTATCTGGGCGATCGTGTCGAGCTGATTGCCGCGGAAAAGGCGGGCATCATGAAGAGCGGTTTCCCGGTGGTGATTGGTCATCAGGAATACGATGCCGCGCTTGATGTTCTGGTCAACACAGCGGAGCGGCTGGGCTGTCCGGTCACTGTCTACGGACAGGATTTTGCTGCGCATGAAGAATTTGGCCGAATGGTCTATCAGGACGAGTTCGGGTTGACGGATGCGCCGCTTCCCAGACTTCCCGGCCGTCATCAACTGGCCAATGCTGCCGCTGCTATCCGCGCCGTCAAGGCTGCCGGTTTCGAGGTGACGGAGCGTATGGTTGAAAAGGCGATGACGTCCGTCGAATGGCCTGGTCGACTACAGCGCATTCAGGACGGCAATATCGCCGATCTGGCGCCCGAGGGTTCAGAAATCTGGGTCGACGGTGGCCACAATCCTGGCGCCGGTGAAGTCATCGCTGAAGCCATGGCTGGTTTCGAGGAAAAGAAACCCCGACCACTGTTTATCATCGCAGGAATGATCAACACCAAAGATCCCGTCGGTTATTTCAAGGCGTTCGCTGATATCGCCGAATATGTCTTCACCGTTCCGATAACGGGTACGGATGCGGCGATTGATCCGGTGGTGCTTGCCCATGCGGCTTTTGATGCAGGTCTGGTGGCTGCTCCCACATCTTCCATCTCCGAGGCATTGGAAGAGCTGGTCCGCCATCTTGATCCTGAGGCGCCGCCGCCGCGTATTCTGATCGGCGGTTCGCTCTATCTCGCCGGCAATGCGTTGGCTCTGAACGGAACAATACCTCAATAAAAAAGCCCCGGTAAACCGGGGCTTTTTTCATCTCAACATACTGTAATCTCAGGCAGCGCCGGAAATCCAGGCGGAAAGCGCAGTCTTGGGAGCTGCACCAACCTTGATGTCTGCCACTTCGCCACCCTTGAACATCGCAAGGGTCGGAATGGAGCGAACGCCAAACTGGGCGGCCAGTTCGGGGTTTTCGTCGATGTTCAGCTTGGCAACCTTGACCTTGCCAGCAAGCTCAGAAGAGATTTCTTCAAGGCTGGGGGCGATCATCTTGCACGGGCCGCACCATTCAGCCCAGAAGTCCACGACAACGGGTTCAGCGGATTCGAGAACTTCGGACTGGAAGTTGGCGGCATCGACTTTTACGGTAGCCATATCTGGCTCTCCTTTCAGTGAATCTTTTTCCGCTATCGATGTGATGCGGGCAGGGGAGAATTTCAATGCCCCGGTATCTCACTTTGTTTTTATTGCGGCAAGGGCCTGCGTCATCGCATCGTTTCCAAGCGTCACGAAAGACGCGTTTTCCGTATAAACCAGTGCGCAGACAAAGGTCTTGTCCGGATAGAGCGGGGTCAGGATTTCCCGATAGATGGCAAGCTGCGCAATATGCGCAAAAGGAATTTCATTGGCGGCGCGAGGCGGAGCCCGGTTGGTCTTGTAATCGACCAGAATAACGCGGTCGCCATCGACCGCCAGTCGGTCGATGCGGCCGGAAACGGCATAATCCTGCCTGCCGAGTGTCATGGTACCCATGACAGAAACTTCTGCCCTGCTGTTCGGTGAAAAAGCGCATTGAATGGCCGGCTCCGAAATCACGCGCAACACCGCTTCGATCAATGATTCGCGCTCGGACGAAGGCCAGAATTGCGCTGCGCGATCCGCATAACGCCGGGCTGCCGCTTCGCGCGCATCATCGGGAAAATCCGGCAAGGTTTGCAACATGCGATGCACTAGCCTTCCGCGTTGGAGGGCTAGCGTCGACCCCACCGTCTTCTGCGTAAAAAGCCGCGAGGATACGATCAGGTCGTCGGCCCCGTCGTCGACGATCATACCGACGCCCGAGGGGCTAAGGGGTCGCGGAAGTGAAGGCAGCGGTGGCAAAGGCGTCAGCAGCCCGGCAGGAAGATGGATTTCCTGCTCATCCGCGATTTCCGCCGTTGCCTGCGTGTGTTGGACCGAACGCACGTCCGAGGATCGCCACAGCACGCCGTTCCACTCCTCGCCTCCGGCAGAGAACTGTTGTGGCTTTGAACGCTCTGGATGGTCGGAGAGGGCGGTTTTGACAATTGCATGCCAGCATTCAGGGTTTTCTGTCGGGCCTCGATACCCGCAAACAATCAGGTGGTCGGCGGCGCGCGTCATTGCCACATAAAGCAGGCGCCGGTATTCTTCTTCGGCCGCATCCTTCAACCTGTCTTTATCCGCTTCCACCAGACTGTTGGAAAAACCGCCACCGGGTAACCAGACCGGGAAGGCGGTGTCGGGCTTTTCAATAAAACGCAGGCTTGGCAGATGGCTGTGGTTGAAAGCCTTTGAACCGCCGTCAACGACAAACACGACCGGCGCCTCAAGCCCCTTTGAAGCATGCACAGTCATGATGCGTACTTCGCCACGATCCTTGTCCTGCTCGCGCTTCACCTCAGGAGAATCGGTTTCCAGAACCGATATGAATGCCTGAAGGCCGGGCATGCCGGCCTTTTCGTGATCCAGCGCGAAAGAAAGAAACTCGTCCAGAACGTCACTGGCCTCGTTGCCCAGTCGGCCGAGAAACTGTTTTCGCCCATCAAACAGGGTCAGAACGGCGGCGAAGAAATCATGCACCGTTGCTGTCCTGGAAAGCGAGATGAAACTTTGCAGTTTCTGCCGAACCATCCCCAGACGGCTGCCGTTTTCGGCAAGGTGCATCAGCCGTTGCCAGGCACTTTCGGTATCTGCGCGTTCGGCGCAGACCACGAAAACATCGTCCTCGGTCAGGTTGAAAAGTGGGCTTTTGAGCAGTGCAGCAAGCGAAAGATCGTCCTGCGGCAACACCACAAACCGGCCAAGTGCCAGCAGATCCTGGACGGCGATATGATCGGTCAGCCGAAGACGGTCGGCACCGGCAACAGGAATGTTCTTGCGCTGCTTCAACTCGCGGGTCAGCGCATTAACGAAGGCATGGCGTTTTCGCACCAGCACGAGAATGTCACCCGGCTCGATTGCGCGCTCGACACCTTTCTCGGCAATCGTCTCCTTGCCGATCATCTCCGCGATGCGCGCAGCTATCCGGCGTGCGACGATCGCAGGGGGAGCGCTCTCTCGCAGCGCATCAAAGGGCGCAGTCCAATCCTCTTCGTTTTCGGTGATTTCTGGCACCACCATGTCCCAGACTTCAACCGTTCCCGGCTGTCCGGCCCGGTTGGATCGGTGTTCGACCGGCTCCTTGTCGGCACTCAAACCGCTGGCGTTGTCGGGGTTGGCAAATACCTGGTCGACAGCAGCCAAGACATCTTCGGTGGATCGGAAGGAGAGCGGTAGCCGGATACGATGAAACTGCTGTTCCACGGCATCCACGCGTCGTTTGGTCTCTTCGCGCTCCTGCGAGAAACGCTCCGGCCGCGCCCCCTGAAACGAGTAGATCGACTGCTTCTCGTCACCCACTGCAAACAGGGTGCGCTGGCCCTTCCGGGCACTCTCGCCGCTAAAGAAATCTGCCGCAAGCGACTGAATGATGGACCATTGCACCGGGCTGGTGTCCTGCGCCTCGTCGACGAGAATATGGTCAATGCCCTGATCCAGCTTGTAGTGAACCCAGGCGCCAGCCGTATCCCGGTTCAGGAGATTGGCGGCCCTTTCGATCAGATCCTCGAAATCGAGCTGACTGCGTTGCTTTTTCAGATCCTCGAAGTCACCGATCAGCCGCTCCGCCAACACCAGAGCAGCCTGGGTGGCTTCCAGCATACGCAGCAGGCGGTAGCGCTCCCGGCACGATGCGACATGGTCTCTCGCCAGCGTCAGCGCATCGATGAGATCGGGTGACGCTTTCTGCATGGCCTTGTTGATGACGTAGGCATCCGATTTTTTATCGCCCTTGGCCGTTAAAAGAGCGGCCTCAACGAATGCCATTCGTTGCAATGGGTCGGTTTGCCGTTTGGCTTCCCGCAATGCGTAGGCTACGTCGATAACACGGGAGCCACCGAGTTCGTCGGCGAGCGTCAGATAAGTGTCGAGTGCCAGACCCGAAAGACCGGGCAGGGGCCAGTAGGCGGCGGCGGCCGTTTCAAGCGTTTCTCCAGCCTTGATCTGCATGGCAAAGCGCAATGTGGCATCAAGGCCGCCTGACTGCCGTGCTTCATGCAGGAAGGCGCGCAGCGCACTGCGATTGGCGATAATGGCGCTCAACAGCGATTCAAGACCGCTTTCATCGGCAAGATCAAGAACATAGGCAAGGGAACTCGCCAGCTCGGCATCGTTGTCTATTGATACCGCTGTCAGAAGAGATCGACGCGCCTCCGCAAGCAGGGTGGCGGCTGCGCGATCATCCAGAACGGAGAAATGCCCGGCAACATTGGCCTCGAGTGGAAACTGGTGCAGCAAAGCTTCACAAAACGCGTGGATGGTCTGGATTTTAAGACCACCAGGTGTTTCCAGCGCCTTGGCGAACAGACGGCGAGCCTCCGCAAGCTTGATAAGATCAGGTATCTTGCCTTCGATGGAAGCAATCCGGTCTTTGAGATCGGAATCCGGCAAAGTAGCCCACTCGGCCAATCGATCGAAGACGCGGCTCGACATTTCCGAGGCCGCAGCCTTGGTGTAGGTAAGGCAGAGGATGGCCGAGGGCCGGCAACCGGCAAGCAGCAGACGGATCACACGCTGGGTCAGCACATGTGTCTTGCCGGAACCGGCATTGGCGGACACCCAGGCGGAGCTTCCCGGATCGGACGCAAGCCTCTGGCGCGCGGTCGTCCAGTCGATCCAGCTTTCAGGATTGTCGGCGATAGGGCCAGCATCGAAAAGATCAATCGCCATCGCCGTCTCCTGGTTCTGCCGTCGACCATTCGGAAACGCGGGCAAGGTGATCATATTCGCCACCGTAGGATTGCTGTTCTTCAGGCACCAGACGGGAAGCAAAACCGTTTTTGCCGTCTCTCAGGGAGCCAACGAACTTTGCAAGCTGATCGATCGATTCCGTTGCCAGATCGATGGCAGACTTCGGTGGTTTTTTGCTTCTCGCAGCGCCTTCGTTGTTGACCTGGTCCCAATGAAAACGGTCGCCTGGGCGCAACCGGACATAGATCAGGTTTTCCGGGGGTGGCGATCCTGCATCCTTGAATGCGCCGCGCATCAACGCGGCGGCCTCCAGCGAAAGCTGCGGGTCAAGAAGAGCGCGGGCCTGA
Coding sequences within it:
- a CDS encoding bifunctional folylpolyglutamate synthase/dihydrofolate synthase, with the translated sequence MTKPAISEAEQIIEELMQLHPKGFDLSLDRISRLLEKLGNPQKRLPPVIHVAGTNGKGSVTAFCRALLEAAGLSVHVHTSPHLVNWHERYRIGVSGAKGRYVEDALFADALRRVADANDGQMITVFEILTAVMFLLFSEQPADAAIVEVGLGGRFDATNVINNPAVSVIMPISLDHQAYLGDRVELIAAEKAGIMKSGFPVVIGHQEYDAALDVLVNTAERLGCPVTVYGQDFAAHEEFGRMVYQDEFGLTDAPLPRLPGRHQLANAAAAIRAVKAAGFEVTERMVEKAMTSVEWPGRLQRIQDGNIADLAPEGSEIWVDGGHNPGAGEVIAEAMAGFEEKKPRPLFIIAGMINTKDPVGYFKAFADIAEYVFTVPITGTDAAIDPVVLAHAAFDAGLVAAPTSSISEALEELVRHLDPEAPPPRILIGGSLYLAGNALALNGTIPQ
- a CDS encoding tryptophan synthase subunit alpha, giving the protein MTARMDKRFADLRAQNRPALITYFMGGDPDFDTSLAIMKALPEAGADVIELGMPFSDPMADGPAIQMAGQRALKSGQTLKGTLDIAREFRKDDDATPIVLMGYYNPIYIYGVEKFLADALDAGIDGLIVVDLPAEMDDELCIPALKYGINFIRLTTPTTDEKRLPTVLNHTSGFVYYVSMNGITGSALPDPALISKAVGRIKAHTDLPVCVGFGVKTADHARTIGAMADGVVVGSAIVAQVAGSLSADGKATADTVSSVTTLVKGLSTGVRASRLAAAE
- the trxA gene encoding thioredoxin; its protein translation is MATVKVDAANFQSEVLESAEPVVVDFWAEWCGPCKMIAPSLEEISSELAGKVKVAKLNIDENPELAAQFGVRSIPTLAMFKGGEVADIKVGAAPKTALSAWISGAA
- the addA gene encoding double-strand break repair helicase AddA, with product MAIDLFDAGPIADNPESWIDWTTARQRLASDPGSSAWVSANAGSGKTHVLTQRVIRLLLAGCRPSAILCLTYTKAAASEMSSRVFDRLAEWATLPDSDLKDRIASIEGKIPDLIKLAEARRLFAKALETPGGLKIQTIHAFCEALLHQFPLEANVAGHFSVLDDRAAATLLAEARRSLLTAVSIDNDAELASSLAYVLDLADESGLESLLSAIIANRSALRAFLHEARQSGGLDATLRFAMQIKAGETLETAAAAYWPLPGLSGLALDTYLTLADELGGSRVIDVAYALREAKRQTDPLQRMAFVEAALLTAKGDKKSDAYVINKAMQKASPDLIDALTLARDHVASCRERYRLLRMLEATQAALVLAERLIGDFEDLKKQRSQLDFEDLIERAANLLNRDTAGAWVHYKLDQGIDHILVDEAQDTSPVQWSIIQSLAADFFSGESARKGQRTLFAVGDEKQSIYSFQGARPERFSQEREETKRRVDAVEQQFHRIRLPLSFRSTEDVLAAVDQVFANPDNASGLSADKEPVEHRSNRAGQPGTVEVWDMVVPEITENEEDWTAPFDALRESAPPAIVARRIAARIAEMIGKETIAEKGVERAIEPGDILVLVRKRHAFVNALTRELKQRKNIPVAGADRLRLTDHIAVQDLLALGRFVVLPQDDLSLAALLKSPLFNLTEDDVFVVCAERADTESAWQRLMHLAENGSRLGMVRQKLQSFISLSRTATVHDFFAAVLTLFDGRKQFLGRLGNEASDVLDEFLSFALDHEKAGMPGLQAFISVLETDSPEVKREQDKDRGEVRIMTVHASKGLEAPVVFVVDGGSKAFNHSHLPSLRFIEKPDTAFPVWLPGGGFSNSLVEADKDRLKDAAEEEYRRLLYVAMTRAADHLIVCGYRGPTENPECWHAIVKTALSDHPERSKPQQFSAGGEEWNGVLWRSSDVRSVQHTQATAEIADEQEIHLPAGLLTPLPPLPSLPRPLSPSGVGMIVDDGADDLIVSSRLFTQKTVGSTLALQRGRLVHRMLQTLPDFPDDAREAAARRYADRAAQFWPSSERESLIEAVLRVISEPAIQCAFSPNSRAEVSVMGTMTLGRQDYAVSGRIDRLAVDGDRVILVDYKTNRAPPRAANEIPFAHIAQLAIYREILTPLYPDKTFVCALVYTENASFVTLGNDAMTQALAAIKTK
- the trpB gene encoding tryptophan synthase subunit beta — its product is MNDTPKPNSFCAGPDEDGRFGIYGGRFVAETLMPLILDLQAEWEKAKTDPEFQAELKHLGAHYTGRPSPLYFAERLTAELGGAKIYFKREELNHTGSHKINNCLGQILLAKRMGKTRIIAETGAGQHGVASATVAARFGLPCVVYMGATDVARQAPNVFRMKLLGAEVKPVSAGHGTLKDAMNEALRDWVTNVDDTYYLIGTAAGPHPYPEMVRDFQAVIGQEAKAQMLEAEGRLPDVVIAAVGGGSNAIGIFHPFLDDESVKIVGVEAGGKGLSGDEHCASITAGSPGVLHGNRTYLLQDEDGQIKEGHSISAGLDYPGIGPEHSWLNDIGRVEYVPIMDHEALDAFQMLTRLEGIIPALEPSHALAEVIKRAPKMGKDEIILMNLSGRGDKDVHTVSKFLGMDV
- a CDS encoding acetyl-CoA carboxylase carboxyltransferase subunit beta, yielding MNWITNYVRPRINSMLGRRNDVPENLWIKCPETGEMVFHKDLEENLWVIPASGYHMKMPAKARLATLFDGGVFEALPQPKVAQDPLKFRDSKKYTDRLRDSRIKTDQEDTILAGVGNLKGLKIVAVVHEFQFMGGSLGIAAGEAIVKAFERAISERCPLVMFPASGGARMQEGILSLMQLPRTTVAVNMLKEAGMPYIVVLTNPTTGGVTASYAMLGDVHIAEPGAEICFAGKRVIEQTIREKLPEGFQTSEYLLEHGMVDMVVDRHDIPDTLANLLKIMTKAPADVTEHNQVALAASA